A region of Beijerinckia sp. 28-YEA-48 DNA encodes the following proteins:
- a CDS encoding peptidase — MTYCCGVLVREGLVMIADTRTNAGIDNISTFRKLHIFQEPGEKVMMLATAGNLSLTQTVVNYITDGMENPETKEIERLLDCTSMFAAAEMIGRAVRKVRQVNGEMLEQENVSSSTTLLFGGQMKDRRLRLFMIYSAGNFIEATTDTPFLQIGELKYGKPVLDRAVNYETNVSDALKLSLISMDSTMRSNLSVGLPIDMAVLKRDAIELELDTRIDNTDPYFHDLRDRWSTALRQAHLNIPAPPYGRKKKK; from the coding sequence ATGACCTATTGCTGCGGCGTACTCGTTCGCGAAGGTCTCGTGATGATCGCCGACACCCGCACGAATGCGGGCATCGACAACATTTCGACCTTCCGCAAGCTGCATATTTTCCAAGAGCCCGGCGAAAAGGTGATGATGCTCGCCACAGCCGGCAACCTGTCGCTGACGCAGACGGTGGTCAATTACATCACCGACGGCATGGAAAACCCGGAAACCAAGGAGATCGAGCGCTTGCTCGATTGCACCAGCATGTTCGCTGCCGCCGAGATGATCGGGCGCGCCGTGCGCAAAGTACGCCAGGTGAACGGCGAAATGCTCGAACAGGAAAATGTCTCGTCGAGCACCACCTTGCTGTTCGGTGGCCAGATGAAAGACCGGCGCCTGCGCCTATTCATGATCTATTCCGCCGGCAATTTCATCGAGGCAACCACCGACACGCCCTTCCTGCAGATCGGCGAGTTGAAATACGGCAAGCCGGTGCTCGACCGAGCGGTCAACTACGAGACCAATGTCAGCGACGCCCTAAAGCTCAGCCTCATCTCGATGGACTCGACCATGCGCTCCAATCTCAGCGTCGGCCTGCCCATCGACATGGCGGTGCTGAAACGCGACGCCATCGAACTGGAGCTCGACACCCGCATCGACAATACCGATCCCTATTTCCACGATCTGCGCGATCGCTGGTCGACGGCGCTGCGGCAGGCGCATCTCAACATCCCGGCCCCGCCTTACGGCCGGAAGAAAAAGAAATAG
- a CDS encoding transglutaminase family protein yields the protein MRIRIQYETIYTYATPARSVIQVLRMTPRNHEGQHVIDWRLDVDANCVLKRSEDGFGNLVHTFSAMGPILQLAVSAEGEVETFDTSGFVRNTIERFPPEFYLRSSSLAIADEHLRTLTASIEGDSDLARMHGLLDILHEKLDFDTDPTHSVTTAAKAYAAGAAVAADFAHIFIACAREMNVPSRYVSGHIALPEDSGVRHAAHAWAEAYIPEYGWVGFDPALGKCPEESHVRVACALDYLGAASVRGAQTGGVGEALDVRINVVDSQNQ from the coding sequence ATGCGCATCCGCATCCAGTATGAGACGATTTACACATATGCGACGCCGGCTCGTTCGGTGATCCAGGTGCTGCGGATGACACCGCGCAACCATGAAGGCCAGCATGTGATCGACTGGCGGCTCGACGTCGACGCCAACTGCGTCTTGAAGCGCTCCGAGGATGGCTTCGGCAATCTCGTCCACACCTTCTCCGCCATGGGCCCCATTCTTCAGCTTGCGGTTAGCGCCGAAGGCGAGGTCGAGACCTTCGACACCTCCGGTTTCGTCCGCAACACGATCGAACGGTTTCCGCCGGAGTTCTATCTGCGCTCATCGTCGCTCGCGATCGCCGACGAACATCTGAGAACATTGACGGCGTCGATCGAGGGCGACAGCGATCTCGCGCGAATGCATGGGCTTCTCGATATTTTGCACGAAAAGCTCGATTTCGACACCGACCCGACCCATAGCGTCACCACCGCGGCCAAGGCCTATGCCGCCGGCGCGGCCGTGGCCGCCGATTTCGCCCATATCTTCATTGCCTGCGCCCGAGAGATGAACGTGCCGAGCCGCTATGTCAGCGGCCATATTGCTCTGCCCGAGGACAGCGGCGTCCGCCACGCTGCCCATGCCTGGGCGGAGGCCTATATTCCCGAATATGGCTGGGTCGGTTTCGACCCCGCCCTCGGCAAATGCCCGGAAGAAAGTCATGTGCGTGTCGCCTGCGCCCTCGACTATCTCGGGGCCGCCTCCGTGCGCGGCGCCCAGACCGGCGGTGTGGGCGAAGCCCTTGACGTACGCATCAACGTCGTCGATAGCCAAAACCAATAG
- a CDS encoding alpha-E domain-containing protein, which produces MLARTAENLYWLARYVERADFTARVIEVTARLAALPQNYRRTGGEWESALAAVGALNSFKASFSEATESNVVFFLTFDEANPSSIRRCLEQARINARTIRTALTAEMWQSINAGWLELKAMEEKRRGGEYSGADSIQPFLEFVKAVSLDFDGASYRTMLRNDAYWFNRIGLYCERADNTARLMDVKYNVLLPKTEEVGGSLDYFQWTAILRAVSAHTAYHWVYRESVKPWLIADLLILRKEMPRSLAYCYDGLTRFLDNLGKAYGKQGIAQRHARNVLRRIDSSSMESIFQQGLHEFVTKFIDDNNRLAALVAEQYLHH; this is translated from the coding sequence TTGCTCGCTCGCACCGCAGAAAATCTCTATTGGCTGGCGCGCTACGTGGAGCGTGCCGATTTCACCGCGCGCGTCATCGAAGTCACGGCGCGCCTCGCCGCCCTGCCGCAGAATTATCGCCGCACCGGCGGAGAATGGGAAAGCGCACTGGCCGCCGTCGGCGCCCTCAACAGTTTCAAGGCCAGCTTCTCCGAAGCGACCGAAAGCAATGTTGTCTTCTTCCTGACCTTCGACGAAGCCAATCCGTCATCGATCCGCCGTTGCCTGGAACAGGCCCGCATCAATGCGCGCACCATCCGCACGGCGCTAACAGCGGAAATGTGGCAGTCGATCAATGCCGGCTGGCTTGAGCTGAAGGCCATGGAGGAAAAGCGGCGCGGTGGCGAATACTCGGGCGCCGACAGCATCCAACCCTTCCTGGAATTCGTGAAAGCCGTCTCGCTCGATTTCGACGGCGCCTCCTATCGGACCATGCTGCGCAACGACGCCTATTGGTTCAACCGCATCGGCCTTTATTGCGAACGCGCTGACAACACCGCTCGCTTAATGGATGTCAAATACAACGTGCTTTTGCCGAAAACCGAGGAGGTCGGCGGCTCGCTCGACTATTTCCAGTGGACGGCGATCCTGCGCGCGGTTTCCGCCCATACCGCCTATCACTGGGTCTATCGCGAGAGCGTCAAACCCTGGCTGATCGCCGACCTCTTGATCCTGCGTAAGGAAATGCCGCGCTCGCTCGCCTATTGCTATGATGGCCTGACGCGTTTCCTCGACAACCTCGGCAAAGCCTATGGCAAGCAGGGCATTGCTCAGCGCCATGCCCGCAACGTCCTGCGGCGCATCGACAGTTCATCGATGGAAAGTATTTTCCAGCAGGGACTTCATGAATTCGTGACCAAATTCATCGACGACAACAACCGGCTCGCCGCTCTGGTCGCCGAGCAATATCTGCATCATTGA
- a CDS encoding circularly permuted type 2 ATP-grasp protein has product MSKTRFFDEMNGYGDTTRALYAGVADWLKKTPADILATRRAQAELMFRRIGITFAVYGGNDDTERLIPFDIIPRIVSQSEWSALEIGLVQRVNALNMFLSDIYGAREILKAGVLPPDIIYRNAYFRPEMAGRRVPHDIWVHIAGIDLVRTGEGEFFVLEDNARTPSGVSYMLENREVMMRLMPDLFSAYRIAPVDNYADALLAALRSVTPLSTRGEPTVVLLTPGQYNSAYYEHSFLADRLGIELVEGHDLSVRDEVVYMRTTEGPKRVDVIYRRVDDDWIDPLSFNPDSALGVPGLMNAYYAGNVAITNAVGTGVADDKAIYSYMPEIVKFYTGQEARLANVPTWRCREADAYKYVREHLDELVVKEVNGSGGYGMLVGPHASRAEIDEFAKRLEADPANYIAQPTLALSTCPAFVDDAIVPRHVDLRPFVLSGANGVHVVPGGLTRVAMRAGSLVVNSSQGGGTKDTWIIEDTPSEKGA; this is encoded by the coding sequence ATGAGCAAGACCAGATTTTTTGACGAGATGAACGGATATGGCGACACCACCCGCGCTCTTTATGCTGGTGTCGCCGACTGGCTGAAGAAAACCCCAGCCGATATTCTGGCCACGCGCCGGGCCCAGGCGGAACTGATGTTTCGCCGCATCGGCATCACTTTCGCCGTTTACGGCGGCAATGACGACACCGAACGCCTGATCCCCTTCGACATCATTCCCCGCATCGTCAGCCAGTCGGAATGGTCCGCGCTCGAAATCGGCCTGGTTCAGCGGGTCAATGCGCTCAACATGTTCCTGTCCGACATCTACGGCGCACGTGAAATCCTCAAAGCCGGCGTGCTACCTCCCGATATCATCTATCGTAATGCCTATTTTCGTCCGGAAATGGCCGGGCGCCGTGTGCCTCACGACATCTGGGTCCATATCGCGGGCATCGACCTGGTGCGCACCGGCGAAGGCGAATTCTTCGTGCTCGAGGACAATGCGCGCACCCCCTCCGGCGTTTCCTACATGTTGGAAAACCGCGAAGTGATGATGCGGCTGATGCCGGATCTGTTCTCGGCCTATCGCATCGCGCCAGTCGACAACTATGCCGACGCCCTGCTCGCCGCCCTGCGCTCGGTGACACCATTGTCAACGCGCGGCGAGCCGACCGTAGTCTTACTCACCCCCGGTCAGTACAATTCCGCCTATTACGAGCATTCCTTCCTGGCCGACCGGCTGGGCATAGAACTGGTCGAAGGTCACGACCTCTCGGTGCGCGACGAGGTCGTCTATATGCGCACGACTGAAGGCCCAAAGCGTGTCGATGTCATCTATCGCCGTGTCGACGACGACTGGATCGACCCGCTTTCGTTCAATCCGGATTCCGCCCTCGGCGTACCCGGATTGATGAACGCTTATTATGCCGGCAATGTCGCTATCACCAATGCTGTCGGCACCGGTGTCGCCGACGACAAGGCGATTTATTCCTACATGCCGGAGATTGTGAAATTCTACACCGGCCAGGAGGCGAGACTCGCCAATGTGCCAACATGGCGCTGTCGTGAGGCCGACGCCTATAAATATGTGCGCGAACATCTCGACGAACTGGTCGTCAAGGAAGTGAACGGCTCTGGCGGCTATGGCATGCTGGTTGGCCCCCACGCCAGCCGCGCCGAGATTGATGAATTCGCTAAGCGGCTGGAGGCGGATCCGGCCAACTATATCGCTCAGCCGACCCTGGCGCTGTCCACTTGCCCCGCCTTCGTCGACGATGCCATCGTCCCGCGCCATGTCGACCTCAGGCCCTTCGTGCTCTCAGGCGCCAATGGCGTGCACGTGGTGCCCGGCGGCCTGACGCGAGTGGCGATGCGTGCCGGCTCACTCGTCGTCAATTCAAGCCAGGGGGGCGGCACCAAAGACACCTGGATCATCGAGGACACACCCTCAGAAAAGGGAGCGTGA
- a CDS encoding PepSY-associated TM helix domain-containing protein: MSKALLLRLHRWIAVIFAIPLAIIIVTGLLLSLQPLLQAASVKPASITLDKIEGWMQKYDADGKARALSIDTYNSTLTLGGGRGDRGTVIDTRTGAETADRDTLSEIIRSSRSLHEHFLFDQRWVVTWSTVAMLFIIVIGTFMGLPRMANTMAGWHKITAWILLPLLALSALSGLFMALGLTFSDPLPRGKPVPISDAVRMLAAKHDLSGLDFIRERGGRQMARISDGTTQRTYLVTPEGLKPAPLNLPRTFHEGVFFGMWGGVMNLILSLAFALLLTTGLIIWGRRTFRRRQRTRRPQVAGAAAE; encoded by the coding sequence ATGTCGAAAGCCTTGTTGTTGCGCCTGCACCGTTGGATCGCGGTGATTTTCGCCATTCCGCTGGCGATCATCATCGTGACTGGCCTGCTGTTGTCGCTCCAGCCGCTTCTCCAGGCCGCCTCGGTCAAACCCGCCTCGATCACCTTGGACAAGATCGAGGGCTGGATGCAGAAATACGATGCGGACGGCAAGGCGCGGGCGCTTTCCATCGACACCTACAATAGCACTCTCACGCTCGGCGGCGGCCGAGGCGACCGAGGCACCGTGATCGACACCCGCACTGGTGCCGAAACGGCGGACCGGGATACTCTGAGCGAGATCATCCGCTCGTCGCGCAGCCTCCACGAACATTTCCTGTTCGACCAGCGCTGGGTCGTCACCTGGTCCACGGTGGCGATGCTCTTCATCATTGTGATCGGCACATTCATGGGCCTGCCACGCATGGCTAACACCATGGCGGGTTGGCATAAAATCACTGCTTGGATCTTGCTGCCACTGCTCGCCCTCAGTGCCCTGAGCGGCCTGTTCATGGCGCTTGGCCTGACCTTCTCCGATCCGTTGCCGCGTGGCAAACCGGTGCCAATCAGTGACGCCGTGCGCATGCTGGCCGCCAAACACGATCTCTCCGGCCTCGACTTCATTCGCGAACGCGGCGGCCGCCAAATGGCGCGGATCAGCGACGGCACGACCCAACGCACGTATCTCGTCACGCCGGAAGGGTTGAAGCCGGCGCCGCTCAACCTGCCGCGCACGTTCCACGAAGGTGTCTTCTTCGGCATGTGGGGCGGCGTGATGAATTTGATTCTGTCGCTTGCTTTCGCTCTGCTGCTGACCACCGGCCTGATCATTTGGGGCCGACGCACCTTCCGCCGTCGTCAGCGCACGCGACGCCCGCAAGTCGCCGGCGCCGCCGCCGAGTAA
- a CDS encoding peptide chain release factor 3 — MTDPVSRRRTFAIISHPDAGKTTLTEKLLLFGGAIQLAGEVRAKANRRQTRSDWMGIERERGISVVTSVMTFEYGDCVFNLLDTPGHEDFSEDTYRTLTAVDSAVMVIDAAKGIEDRTRKLFEVCRLRDIPIVTFINKLDRETRDPFDLLDEIEKTLALDVAPMTWPIGRGRSFAGTYDIQASAVRLVEGEQELRPVNGPEDPSIAALLPGHEREAFSEELMLAVEGLKPFDKQAFLEGHLTPVYFGSALRTFGVKDLIDAMAAFAPPPRGQESATRVVAPREPKMSGFVFKIQANMDPNHRDRIAFMRVCSGKLARGMKAKIVRTGKPMALNSPQFFFAQERAIADEAYAGDVVGIPNHGVLRIGDTLTEGEDIVFRGVPSFAPEILRRVKIGDAMKARKLLEALQQMAEEGVVQLFLPSDGSGALVGVVGALQLDVLKERLAAEYGLPVSFENSRFELCRWVTSEDKTELEKFIRAFPSSMAADFDGAPVFMAASAWALNYEQEKWPKIAFSDIKDYQKKAA, encoded by the coding sequence ATGACCGATCCCGTCAGCCGTCGGCGTACCTTCGCCATTATTTCCCATCCTGATGCCGGTAAAACCACGCTGACTGAAAAGCTGCTGCTGTTCGGCGGCGCCATTCAGCTCGCCGGTGAGGTGCGCGCCAAGGCGAACCGCCGGCAGACCCGTTCCGACTGGATGGGTATCGAGCGTGAACGCGGCATTTCGGTCGTCACTTCGGTGATGACGTTCGAATATGGCGATTGCGTCTTCAACCTGCTCGACACGCCGGGCCATGAAGACTTCTCCGAGGATACCTATCGCACGCTGACGGCGGTCGATTCAGCTGTCATGGTCATCGACGCCGCCAAAGGCATCGAGGATCGCACGCGCAAACTGTTTGAAGTCTGCCGCCTGCGCGATATTCCCATCGTGACCTTTATCAACAAGCTCGATCGCGAGACGCGCGACCCGTTCGATCTGCTCGATGAGATCGAGAAGACCCTGGCACTCGACGTGGCGCCGATGACCTGGCCGATCGGCCGTGGCCGGTCGTTCGCTGGTACCTATGACATCCAGGCCAGCGCGGTTCGCTTGGTCGAGGGCGAGCAGGAATTGCGGCCGGTCAACGGTCCGGAAGACCCCTCCATCGCCGCATTGTTACCAGGACATGAGCGCGAGGCTTTCTCCGAGGAATTGATGTTGGCGGTGGAAGGGCTCAAGCCGTTCGACAAGCAAGCCTTTCTGGAGGGGCATCTGACGCCGGTCTATTTTGGTTCGGCGCTGCGAACGTTCGGCGTCAAGGATCTTATCGATGCGATGGCCGCTTTCGCGCCGCCGCCGCGCGGGCAGGAATCGGCAACGCGTGTCGTTGCGCCGCGTGAGCCGAAAATGAGCGGCTTCGTCTTCAAGATCCAGGCGAACATGGACCCGAACCACCGCGACCGCATCGCCTTCATGCGCGTCTGTTCCGGTAAATTGGCGCGCGGCATGAAAGCCAAGATTGTGCGCACCGGTAAGCCGATGGCGCTCAATTCGCCGCAATTCTTCTTTGCCCAGGAGCGTGCCATCGCCGATGAAGCCTATGCGGGCGACGTGGTCGGCATTCCTAATCATGGTGTGTTGCGCATTGGCGACACGCTGACCGAGGGCGAGGACATCGTGTTCCGCGGCGTGCCGAGCTTCGCACCGGAAATCTTGCGTCGGGTCAAGATCGGCGATGCGATGAAGGCGCGCAAACTACTCGAGGCTCTGCAGCAGATGGCGGAAGAAGGTGTGGTGCAGCTCTTCCTGCCAAGCGACGGTTCTGGCGCGCTCGTCGGGGTGGTCGGCGCCTTGCAGCTTGACGTTCTGAAGGAGCGGCTGGCGGCCGAATATGGTTTGCCCGTGAGTTTCGAGAACAGCCGGTTTGAGCTTTGCCGCTGGGTTACGAGTGAAGACAAAACCGAACTCGAAAAATTCATCCGCGCTTTCCCCTCGTCCATGGCTGCTGATTTTGACGGGGCGCCGGTGTTCATGGCCGCCTCAGCCTGGGCCTTGAATTACGAGCAGGAGAAATGGCCGAAGATCGCCTTTTCTGACATTAAAGATTATCAGAAGAAGGCTGCTTAG
- a CDS encoding mannose-1-phosphate guanylyltransferase/mannose-6-phosphate isomerase, translating into MTQILPVVVCGGSGTRIWPLSRESLPKQFLPLVGTQSTFKTLLSILASDEAFAPPVVISNHDYRFLVAEQMAEAGVEGEIVLETTQRDTAASVAVATELALRQAPETIVAVFAADHAIADAPAFAALCRRAAAAASTGALVRLAVKPAYPATEYGYMQPVGPVDAGLCKVGAFVERPDTATATRLIDEGYLWNSGDLFFRADVMAGEIAAHTPALAEAARVSLDLAKPDLQFLVLPREPFETASAESIDTAVVRKSAHAVMIAGDFGWADTGNWPSVHALSPRDEHGNSVRGDGIVLDASNVFIRSEEGLTAVIGVDNVVVVTTGDAVLVTNAEQAGKIRDLVEQMKRAGRREPLEHKRIYRPWGYYQSVDHGARHQVKRISVKPGGKLSLQKHFHRAEHWVVVKGVAEVTLDDKITLLQENESIYLPIGCVHRLANPGKIDLEIIEVQTGGYLGEDDIVRIEDIYNRN; encoded by the coding sequence ATGACTCAAATTTTACCAGTCGTGGTGTGTGGTGGCTCGGGCACGCGCATCTGGCCATTGTCGCGTGAAAGCCTGCCGAAGCAATTCCTGCCGCTGGTCGGTACGCAATCGACCTTCAAGACGCTGCTGTCGATCCTGGCGTCGGATGAGGCTTTCGCGCCGCCGGTGGTGATTTCCAATCACGACTATCGTTTTCTGGTGGCCGAGCAGATGGCCGAGGCGGGGGTCGAGGGCGAAATTGTTCTCGAAACCACGCAACGCGATACCGCAGCCAGCGTTGCTGTGGCGACCGAACTGGCGTTGCGCCAGGCGCCGGAGACGATTGTCGCGGTTTTTGCCGCCGATCACGCGATCGCCGATGCACCGGCTTTTGCGGCGCTGTGCCGCCGGGCGGCGGCTGCCGCATCGACCGGGGCGCTTGTCCGGCTGGCGGTGAAGCCAGCCTATCCGGCGACGGAATATGGCTACATGCAACCTGTCGGTCCGGTGGATGCCGGCCTTTGCAAGGTTGGCGCCTTTGTCGAAAGGCCCGACACGGCGACGGCCACTCGTCTTATTGACGAGGGCTATCTGTGGAACTCCGGCGACCTGTTTTTCCGCGCCGATGTGATGGCCGGCGAAATCGCCGCCCATACGCCCGCGCTTGCTGAGGCGGCACGTGTCTCGCTCGACCTCGCCAAGCCGGATCTGCAGTTCTTGGTTCTGCCGCGCGAGCCGTTCGAGACAGCGAGCGCCGAGTCGATCGATACAGCGGTGGTGCGCAAATCCGCCCATGCGGTGATGATCGCCGGTGATTTCGGCTGGGCGGATACAGGCAATTGGCCATCCGTCCATGCGCTGTCGCCGCGCGATGAGCATGGCAACAGCGTGCGTGGCGACGGTATCGTGCTCGACGCCTCGAATGTCTTCATCCGTTCCGAGGAAGGGCTGACGGCGGTCATCGGCGTCGACAATGTGGTGGTGGTGACGACGGGCGACGCGGTTCTGGTGACCAATGCCGAACAGGCCGGCAAGATCCGTGACCTTGTTGAGCAGATGAAGCGCGCGGGCCGCCGCGAGCCGCTGGAGCACAAGCGCATCTATCGTCCGTGGGGCTATTATCAGAGCGTCGATCATGGTGCCCGTCATCAGGTCAAGCGCATCAGCGTTAAGCCCGGTGGGAAGCTGTCGTTGCAGAAACATTTCCACCGCGCCGAACATTGGGTGGTGGTCAAGGGCGTCGCCGAGGTGACGCTCGACGACAAGATCACGCTGCTGCAGGAAAATGAATCGATCTATCTGCCGATCGGCTGCGTGCATCGCCTCGCCAATCCCGGCAAGATCGACCTCGAAATCATCGAGGTACAGACCGGCGGTTATCTCGGCGAGGATGACATCGTGCGGATCGAAGATATCTACAATCGCAACTGA
- a CDS encoding undecaprenyl-phosphate glucose phosphotransferase translates to MSTQDYATFHRETGSLVRWRGATRSIVSPAVVRIVFSVVAGACDALAILSSAVVTWVLYHYLAYPHAQAIPPLGAQGYVMAALFIVSNMMRREYMFSNYLGFRSHLRRTVVLWNVAFASTIMLAFLAKTSADFSRGAMVFFYVGGLSSVLLMRLALVRIVADRSGNGSVAQKRIYLVGFEEEIERFNETYKPSDIGMRVVAASVLRGPDSLRDDLALAAASARVLRPEEVFILVPWSNRETIEACISSFMLVPAAIHLGPERVLDRFRDVHIERIGNISTLHLVRRPLSTLEIVTKRAFDIVAGSLALVLLSPLLLLVAIAVRLDSNGPAFFLQRRYGFNQMPFNIIKFRSMTTMDNGRSIQQATANDTRITRLGRILRRCNIDELPQLLNVVRGDMSLVGPRPHAMAHDQHYIHHIALYARRHNVKPGITGWAQVNGYRGETDTEQKMRARVEHDLAYIDNWSLWLDVKIMLLTVFSRKAYSNAG, encoded by the coding sequence GTGTCTACGCAGGATTATGCGACATTCCATCGGGAGACAGGCTCCCTGGTCCGCTGGCGCGGCGCGACGCGTTCCATCGTTTCTCCGGCGGTGGTGCGAATCGTTTTCTCCGTCGTCGCCGGCGCGTGCGACGCTTTGGCGATCCTCTCCAGCGCCGTCGTCACCTGGGTTTTGTATCATTACCTGGCCTATCCGCACGCCCAAGCCATCCCCCCGCTCGGCGCGCAGGGCTATGTAATGGCGGCGCTGTTCATCGTGTCCAACATGATGCGGCGCGAATATATGTTCTCCAACTACCTCGGTTTCCGCAGCCATCTGCGACGTACTGTCGTTTTGTGGAACGTTGCCTTCGCCAGCACGATCATGCTGGCCTTTCTGGCCAAGACCAGCGCCGATTTTTCGCGCGGCGCCATGGTGTTTTTCTACGTCGGCGGCCTCAGCTCGGTGTTGCTGATGCGCCTCGCCCTGGTGCGCATTGTCGCCGATCGTTCGGGTAACGGCAGCGTCGCCCAGAAGCGAATCTATCTCGTCGGCTTCGAGGAAGAGATCGAGCGCTTCAACGAAACCTACAAACCCAGCGACATCGGCATGCGGGTCGTTGCCGCCTCTGTCCTGCGCGGCCCCGATAGCCTCAGAGACGACTTGGCGCTCGCCGCCGCTTCGGCCCGCGTCCTGCGGCCAGAAGAAGTCTTCATCCTCGTACCCTGGTCGAACCGGGAAACCATTGAGGCATGCATCAGTTCCTTCATGCTCGTGCCAGCTGCCATTCATCTTGGCCCCGAACGCGTTCTCGATCGTTTCCGCGACGTGCACATCGAGCGGATCGGTAATATTTCGACCTTGCATCTGGTGCGCCGGCCGCTTTCAACCCTGGAAATCGTCACCAAGCGCGCGTTCGATATCGTCGCCGGTTCGCTGGCGCTGGTTCTGTTGAGCCCGCTCCTGCTGCTCGTAGCAATCGCGGTCCGGTTGGACTCGAACGGCCCTGCCTTCTTTCTGCAGCGCCGCTACGGTTTCAATCAGATGCCGTTCAACATCATCAAGTTCCGCTCGATGACGACCATGGACAATGGCCGCAGCATCCAGCAGGCAACCGCCAACGACACGCGCATCACCCGTCTCGGTCGTATCCTGCGCCGCTGTAACATCGATGAACTGCCGCAACTGCTCAACGTGGTGCGTGGTGACATGTCGCTTGTCGGCCCACGGCCGCATGCGATGGCGCATGACCAGCATTATATTCATCACATCGCGCTCTATGCCCGTCGCCACAATGTCAAACCTGGCATCACCGGCTGGGCTCAGGTCAACGGCTATCGCGGCGAAACCGATACCGAGCAAAAGATGCGCGCCCGCGTCGAGCACGACCTCGCCTATATCGACAACTGGTCGCTATGGCTCGACGTCAAAATCATGTTGCTGACCGTCTTCTCGCGCAAGGCCTATAGCAACGCCGGCTAG
- a CDS encoding ribonuclease T2, translating into MLVRSILILLLAAFSLPASAQFRGGNDDCVLDRCQDRQDNGNRTQGRGRSGPDDRSQDNSQSRGWFGGPRRDQATTVAPGRFDFYVLALSWSSSFCASGNNDDRDQCQIGSSKGFVVHGLWPQYVRGFPSDCPSSVRNPPASAMRDAEGVFPDIGLARYEWRKHGTCSGRSPVDYFADVRRARDKIEIPQELQKPRSAQTMSPLDIQRAFIDANRGLRPGMMAVACQRGQLQEVRICLSKDLRDFTPCPEVARQACRTQQINVPPVR; encoded by the coding sequence ATGCTGGTGCGGTCGATTTTGATCCTGCTGCTGGCGGCATTTAGCTTGCCAGCATCCGCCCAGTTTCGTGGCGGCAACGACGATTGCGTTCTCGATCGCTGTCAGGATCGGCAGGATAACGGCAATCGCACGCAGGGCCGTGGGCGCTCTGGCCCGGATGACCGCAGCCAAGATAATAGTCAGTCGCGTGGCTGGTTTGGTGGTCCGCGCCGCGATCAGGCGACGACGGTGGCGCCCGGACGGTTCGACTTCTACGTGCTGGCGTTGAGCTGGTCGTCCAGCTTCTGCGCTTCGGGCAATAATGACGATCGCGACCAGTGCCAGATCGGCTCGAGCAAAGGGTTCGTCGTTCATGGCCTTTGGCCGCAATACGTGCGCGGCTTCCCTTCCGATTGTCCGAGCTCGGTGCGCAATCCGCCGGCCAGCGCCATGCGGGACGCCGAGGGTGTGTTCCCGGATATCGGCCTGGCCCGCTATGAATGGCGCAAGCACGGCACCTGTTCCGGTCGGTCGCCGGTGGATTATTTCGCCGACGTGCGCCGCGCCCGTGACAAGATCGAAATTCCGCAGGAACTGCAGAAGCCGCGTTCAGCTCAGACCATGTCGCCGCTCGATATCCAACGTGCTTTCATCGACGCCAATCGCGGCCTGCGTCCCGGTATGATGGCGGTCGCCTGTCAACGCGGCCAGTTGCAGGAAGTGCGCATCTGCCTGAGCAAGGACCTGCGCGATTTCACACCTTGTCCGGAAGTGGCACGCCAAGCTTGTCGCACGCAGCAGATCAATGTTCCACCAGTGCGCTAG